One segment of Theobroma cacao cultivar B97-61/B2 chromosome 9, Criollo_cocoa_genome_V2, whole genome shotgun sequence DNA contains the following:
- the LOC18588753 gene encoding 2-alkenal reductase (NADP(+)-dependent), which translates to MEVINRYVTIKTHVDGAPEESDFELKASAVALSLEPGSNEVIVKNLCVSIDPYQLNRMKSYSSSQKSSDFAVGIIPGEAIDTYGVGKVVISENSEFEKDDIVAGLLNWGEYTVIKPGGMLNKLNPMGFPLSYHVGILGFSGLTAYAGFFEVCKPKRGEKVFVSAASGSVGNLVGQYAKLIGCYVVGCAGSKDKVALLKEKLGFDEAFNYKEETDLKSTLRRYFPDGIDIYFDNVGAEMQEAAIVNMKIHGRIAVCGVISEYTDAGKRAAPSMIEVIYKRIKIQGFLAGDYLNIFTDFLSTTRDHLRTGKIKPLEDISDGVESIPCAFISLYRGQNIGKKIVKIAEE; encoded by the exons ATGGAAGTTATCAACAGATACGTTACAATCAAGACCCACGTAGATGGTGCTCCGGAAGAGTCTGATTTCGAGCTCAAGGCTTCAGCTGTCGCTTTGTCCCTGGAGCCTGGATCGAATGAAGTTATTGTAAAAAATCTCTGCGTTTCAATTGATCCTTACCAGTTAAACCGCATGAAAAGCTACAGCTCATCACAGAAGAGTTCCGATTTTGCAGTTGGCATCATTCCCGGTGAG GCTATTGATACTTATGGTGTGGGCAAAGTCGTGATTTCTGAAAATTCAGAATTTGAGAAGGATGACATTGTTGCGGGGCTTCTTAATTGGGGAGAGTACACTGTGATAAAACCCGGTGGCATGTTAAACAAGCTTAACCCCATGGGATTTCCGTTGTCTTACCATGTTGGAATTTTGG GGTTCAGTGGACTGACGGCCTATGCCGGATTCTTCGAAGTATGTAAGCCCAAAAGGGGGGAGAAAGTGTTTGTTTCTGCTGCGTCTGGATCAGTTGGAAATTTGGTTGGACAATATGCAAAATTGATTGGTTGTTATGTCGTTGGCTGTGCTGGAAGCAAGGATAAG GTAGCATTGCTTAAAGAAAAGCTCGGTTTTGATGAGGCCTTCAACTACAAGGAAGAAACTGATCTGAAGTCAACTCTCAGAAG GTACTTCCCTGATGGAATTGACATATATTTTGACAACGTGGGAGCCGAAATGCAAGAAGCAGCGATCGTTAACATGAAGATCCATGGTAGGATAGCTGTTTGTGGGGTAATTTCAGAGTATACTGATGCTGGGAAGCGAGCTGCACCAAGCATGATTGAAGTTATATACAAGAGAATCAAAATCCAGGGGTTTCTAGCTGGTGATTACTTGAACATCTTTACTgatttcctttcaacaactcGTGATCACCTTCGCACTGGTAAAATTAAGCCATTGGAAGACATCTCGGATGGGGTCGAGAGCATCCCC